From uncultured Roseateles sp., the proteins below share one genomic window:
- a CDS encoding sulfatase-like hydrolase/transferase produces MVRFKQGLRYALLATIGLVAVALSESVLQNTTTLYLAFHPGVFLHQGWFVLAFAASFGLAGAWLDCPGRATRLSPWVRMLLLLVLYIGLFQVFRRSLAVGVAVAGLWKIALVGLCFLAAWATARRAAEATQWRIASATSVSLLAMFALQPGMPSYLLERLSGFDPRPHDTASVTGEAPSKARRTVVVVLDEWDYEIALREDFFARPAMQAALKQSFSSSQAQPGGPNTLVSVPSMLRGQTFGPVRSGSPGVLTNARDESWQAGQSSLFSDLDAASVPYSIVGFYHDYCRVFPKARHCESEPVHFFPGWWSAATRAVRRSSEYDAAYSDFLRQWAGTYQHLREAALRTATASHSSFIWLHINIPHPPSAVMGARPHSLKEDYRSNLDLTEAFVAELLQRLDAQGPDYALVLTSDHWLREKEMWRDIYARQVGPGAGDDGKTDDQRVPFIVHFGKSAEPAVQGDQAISTIALRKLVPLLIQRRINSPQDVAAFFKRQGS; encoded by the coding sequence GTGGTCCGATTCAAACAAGGCTTGCGTTACGCGCTGCTGGCCACCATCGGCTTGGTGGCCGTGGCCCTCAGTGAAAGTGTGTTGCAGAACACCACCACCCTGTATCTGGCCTTCCACCCCGGAGTGTTCCTGCATCAGGGCTGGTTTGTGCTCGCGTTTGCGGCCAGCTTCGGGCTGGCCGGCGCGTGGCTGGATTGCCCCGGCCGCGCGACTCGATTGAGCCCCTGGGTACGCATGCTGCTGCTGCTGGTGTTGTACATCGGACTGTTCCAGGTGTTCCGGCGATCACTGGCCGTCGGCGTCGCGGTGGCAGGCCTGTGGAAGATCGCCCTCGTGGGTCTGTGCTTCCTGGCCGCCTGGGCGACGGCGCGCCGTGCGGCCGAAGCAACACAATGGCGTATCGCCTCGGCCACCAGCGTCAGTCTGCTCGCCATGTTCGCACTGCAGCCGGGCATGCCCAGCTACCTGCTTGAGCGGCTGAGCGGTTTCGACCCTCGACCGCATGACACGGCATCCGTCACCGGGGAAGCCCCGTCGAAGGCCCGCCGCACCGTGGTTGTGGTGCTTGACGAGTGGGACTACGAGATCGCGCTGCGCGAGGACTTCTTCGCACGCCCGGCGATGCAGGCGGCCCTGAAGCAGTCCTTCAGCTCCAGCCAGGCCCAGCCCGGCGGACCGAATACGCTGGTGTCCGTGCCCAGCATGTTGCGGGGCCAGACTTTCGGCCCCGTGCGCAGTGGCAGCCCCGGTGTGCTGACGAATGCCCGCGATGAGTCATGGCAGGCAGGGCAATCATCGTTGTTCAGCGATCTCGATGCCGCCTCGGTGCCCTACTCCATCGTCGGCTTCTATCACGACTACTGCCGCGTCTTCCCCAAGGCCCGGCACTGCGAAAGTGAGCCCGTGCACTTCTTTCCGGGTTGGTGGTCGGCGGCCACGCGCGCAGTGCGCCGCAGCAGCGAATATGACGCAGCCTATTCCGACTTCCTGCGCCAATGGGCCGGCACTTACCAGCACCTTCGCGAAGCTGCGCTGCGCACCGCGACCGCGTCGCACAGCAGCTTCATCTGGCTGCACATCAACATCCCCCACCCGCCATCGGCGGTGATGGGCGCCCGGCCGCATTCGCTGAAAGAAGACTACCGCAGCAATCTGGACCTGACCGAGGCCTTCGTCGCCGAGTTGCTGCAGCGCCTGGACGCCCAAGGACCGGACTACGCCCTGGTGCTGACCTCGGATCACTGGCTGCGCGAGAAGGAGATGTGGCGGGATATCTACGCCCGTCAGGTCGGGCCCGGCGCAGGCGACGATGGCAAGACCGACGATCAGCGTGTGCCCTTCATCGTGCATTTCGGCAAGAGCGCAGAGCCGGCGGTGCAGGGTGATCAAGCGATCAGCACCATCGCCCTGCGCAAACTGGTGCCCCTGCTGATACAGCGCCGCATCAACAGCCCGCAGGACGTGGCAGCGTTTTTCAAGCGACAGGGTTCGTGA
- a CDS encoding type II secretion system F family protein codes for MDSFKYRAQDAAGRVVSGQIEARDEAQAARELLRQGLTPLELNSPTLTVDAAATPALQRRTISVADKVVALRELATLLKAGVALDEALESLATGHASNAMGASMGRALKAVRAGQSLYEAVLASGLGLPEHLQTLIKVGEASGQLSSALSDAAEQLEHSRRLAQELRNALIYPTVLVTAGLAAVLIIFIGVIPRFAPLLKNSRANVPEFSMWVIETAVFMKANLLWLSLAALALGMTLVVVFSRASIRQALMDRLAMAPVLGPWLRDAEVGRWATLMGTMLRNRVPLLEALRLSRGAAGLREFGVLIASAARELEHGRTLYDCLRHSPWIPPARLNLIKVGERSGTLDAMLSSLGSMQTESARERQKQAMALIEPVAILLIGAVIGVLMVSVMMAITSMNAGAA; via the coding sequence ATGGACAGCTTCAAGTACCGGGCCCAGGACGCAGCAGGCCGTGTGGTCAGCGGGCAGATCGAGGCCCGAGACGAGGCCCAGGCCGCGCGTGAGTTGCTGCGGCAGGGGCTCACGCCGCTCGAGCTGAATTCACCGACGCTGACTGTTGACGCCGCGGCCACTCCCGCCCTGCAGCGGCGCACGATCAGCGTTGCCGACAAGGTGGTGGCCTTGCGTGAGCTGGCCACGCTGCTGAAGGCCGGTGTGGCGCTGGACGAGGCGCTGGAGTCGCTGGCCACCGGACATGCCAGCAATGCGATGGGTGCCAGCATGGGGCGCGCGTTGAAGGCGGTGCGTGCCGGCCAGAGCCTCTACGAGGCGGTGCTGGCCAGCGGACTGGGTTTGCCCGAGCATCTGCAGACGCTGATCAAGGTGGGTGAGGCCAGCGGTCAGCTGTCGTCAGCACTGAGCGATGCCGCCGAGCAACTCGAGCATTCACGCCGCCTGGCTCAGGAATTGCGCAATGCCTTGATCTACCCGACGGTGCTGGTGACGGCTGGATTGGCCGCGGTGCTGATCATCTTCATCGGCGTGATCCCTCGTTTTGCGCCCCTGCTCAAGAACTCGCGGGCGAATGTGCCGGAGTTCTCGATGTGGGTCATCGAGACTGCGGTGTTCATGAAGGCCAATCTGCTGTGGCTGAGCCTCGCTGCGCTGGCCCTGGGCATGACGCTGGTCGTGGTTTTCTCCCGCGCTTCGATACGGCAGGCCCTGATGGATCGCCTGGCCATGGCGCCGGTGCTGGGGCCGTGGTTGCGCGATGCCGAGGTGGGGCGCTGGGCCACACTGATGGGCACCATGCTGCGCAATCGCGTGCCCTTGCTGGAGGCCCTGCGGCTTTCCCGCGGTGCGGCAGGCCTGCGCGAATTCGGTGTGTTGATCGCATCGGCGGCACGCGAGCTCGAGCATGGCCGCACGCTGTACGACTGCCTGCGCCACTCGCCATGGATTCCTCCGGCGCGGCTGAATCTGATCAAGGTGGGCGAACGCTCGGGCACGCTGGATGCCATGCTGAGCTCGCTGGGCAGCATGCAGACCGAGTCGGCGCGTGAGCGTCAGAAGCAGGCCATGGCCTTGATCGAACCGGTGGCCATCCTGCTCATCGGCGCGGTGATCGGCGTGTTGATGGTCTCGGTGATGATGGCCATCACCAGCATGAACGCCGGGGCGGCGTAG
- a CDS encoding ATPase, T2SS/T4P/T4SS family → MKAQLLGDLLLAKGLVKPAEIDNALMVQARQGGRLGEVLVRLGAVSTQSLYQALSEQLGYPLEAPTGLDEAALRETMAQLRVSAQWWLDRQVLIWQGPGQILHVASADPLDIDVREALADEPLATIVEWHLLLPADADAWSQRLRQHADGHGSAMDARTLRELAEDAPVVAFVNNTMAQALEARASDIHVEPGERECTLRFRIDGVLHTRSTLPMERYPAIASRIKLIGGLDIAERRLPQDGRIGTRVAGREVDIRISSIPAVHGESLVLRLLPKERGDIGMHRIGMEPDHKLQFQEWLQWPNGLVLVTGPTGSGKSTTLYSALSTINDGVRKLITVEDPVELRLPGVVQIQTQADIGYTFARALRSILRHDPDVIMVGEIRDRETAEIAIQAALTGHLVLATLHTNDALSAVNRLVDMGIEPYLVAAALRAVMAQRLVRRLCPSCARPHDDPDLLQQRWARLQPRLSPLADVPSAPGWLMAQGCEACGGTGYRGRVGIYELVTVTPALQHEIAQNAPIERLTELANADGRRSMVDDGLIKAARGLSTLDEVLRAASAQDD, encoded by the coding sequence ATGAAAGCGCAATTGCTGGGTGATCTGCTGCTCGCCAAGGGGCTGGTCAAGCCGGCCGAAATCGATAATGCACTGATGGTGCAGGCCCGGCAGGGCGGGCGACTTGGTGAAGTGCTGGTGCGTCTTGGTGCGGTGTCCACCCAAAGCCTTTACCAGGCGCTCAGTGAGCAACTGGGCTATCCGCTGGAGGCTCCCACTGGTCTGGATGAGGCCGCCCTGCGCGAGACCATGGCACAGCTGCGTGTCAGCGCGCAATGGTGGCTGGACCGCCAGGTGCTGATCTGGCAGGGACCGGGGCAGATCTTGCACGTGGCATCGGCCGATCCCCTGGATATCGACGTGCGCGAGGCCCTGGCCGACGAGCCGCTGGCCACCATTGTCGAATGGCACCTGCTGCTGCCGGCCGATGCAGATGCCTGGTCGCAGCGCTTGCGCCAGCATGCCGACGGGCATGGCTCGGCGATGGATGCCCGCACGCTGCGTGAACTGGCCGAGGACGCACCCGTGGTGGCCTTCGTCAACAACACGATGGCACAGGCACTGGAGGCGCGCGCCTCGGACATCCACGTCGAGCCGGGTGAACGCGAGTGCACCTTGCGCTTTCGCATCGACGGTGTGCTGCACACCCGCTCGACCCTACCGATGGAGCGCTATCCGGCGATTGCATCGCGCATCAAGCTGATCGGTGGCCTGGATATTGCCGAGCGTCGCCTGCCACAGGACGGTCGCATCGGTACGCGTGTGGCAGGGCGCGAGGTGGATATCCGCATTTCCTCGATTCCGGCCGTGCATGGCGAATCGCTGGTGCTGCGCCTGCTGCCCAAGGAGCGGGGTGACATCGGCATGCACCGCATCGGCATGGAGCCCGACCACAAGCTGCAGTTCCAGGAATGGCTGCAATGGCCCAACGGCCTGGTGCTGGTGACCGGGCCCACAGGTTCGGGCAAGAGCACGACCCTGTACAGCGCGCTGTCCACCATCAACGATGGCGTGCGCAAGCTGATCACCGTTGAAGACCCGGTCGAGCTGCGCCTGCCCGGGGTGGTGCAGATTCAGACCCAGGCCGATATCGGCTACACCTTTGCGCGAGCACTGCGTTCGATCCTGCGCCACGATCCCGACGTGATCATGGTCGGCGAGATACGCGACCGGGAAACAGCCGAGATCGCCATTCAGGCCGCGCTGACCGGCCACCTGGTGCTGGCAACCCTGCACACCAACGACGCGTTATCGGCGGTGAACCGGCTGGTGGACATGGGCATCGAGCCCTATCTGGTCGCGGCGGCGCTGCGGGCGGTCATGGCACAGCGTCTGGTGCGGCGCCTGTGCCCCAGCTGTGCCAGGCCGCATGACGACCCGGATCTGCTGCAGCAGCGCTGGGCACGCTTGCAGCCCAGGTTGTCGCCGCTGGCCGATGTGCCGAGTGCGCCTGGCTGGTTGATGGCGCAGGGCTGCGAAGCCTGTGGCGGCACCGGCTATCGCGGCCGCGTCGGTATTTACGAGCTGGTGACGGTCACACCGGCGCTACAGCACGAGATTGCCCAGAACGCGCCCATCGAGCGGCTGACGGAGCTGGCCAATGCCGATGGCCGGCGCTCGATGGTGGACGACGGTTTGATCAAGGCGGCGCGAGGCTTGAGCACGCTGGATGAGGTCTTGCGCGCCGCTAGTGCGCAAGACGACTGA
- a CDS encoding secretin N-terminal domain-containing protein encodes MSEAQYMNLAGTAGQRPAVRPLVLALAVLQLTACAQIDTRIPARMQLPSSAPMTAETKSTGARDNELQVTPLPQPPDLKASNAARARDARDAATVAGVAASAADVAAINLQQVPLPTFIQVVYAEILKRNVNVDPGVLARKDLVTFRTGATQTADQLDNAVKLLLKSYGIAVIDVGGLLRVLPDSAPLGNLPELRRGEAMPDTPLPLRPIFQLVELQVVRQTDVAGWLKTLFGDRVKIQEDVGRNALLLSGTPDNMQAALETLRILDQPLMSGRKSVALTPAYWSADDLAKRLNEVLTAQGYAVAPLGQLGQQGTIRYPVVLLPVAGVNSVYVFAASDEVLKHVTDWARTLDKPNEKGIGKNFFTYQVKHKDASILAKTLEQLLTGGRSTAVNAAPAAGTAAAAAGGSNNRLTSVVVDQSTNMLIFQANPDEYSQITALLQTLDRPAKGALIEVTVAELTVTDNNQFGVEWLLSRDIGGGSTSSFGLKSTVDGSPFNFKVLNAAGGVKLALNALASTNRATILSSPRIQARNGEQATIQVGNEVPIITSSISTPSTTGTGTNQITSLQTIQYRTTGVILKVKPVIHSGDQIDLDVQQEVSSADVTNTGVNNTPTFSTRKLETKLTLKNGSTVLMGGLISNNSTRGNGGLPLLKDIPLFGGLFGSQTIKGGRSELVILITPYILNDNTDAEAMTDAFRKMLGPWAETPRAQSAELTELLAKPGTPAGLPAANGVAPVAPPAK; translated from the coding sequence GTGAGTGAAGCCCAGTACATGAACCTTGCCGGGACAGCCGGCCAGCGGCCCGCCGTTCGCCCGCTGGTGTTGGCGCTGGCGGTTTTGCAGCTCACCGCCTGCGCACAGATCGACACCCGCATTCCAGCTCGCATGCAGTTGCCGAGTTCGGCTCCAATGACCGCCGAAACCAAGTCGACCGGCGCGCGAGACAACGAGTTGCAGGTCACACCGTTGCCGCAGCCGCCCGACTTGAAGGCCTCGAATGCCGCGCGTGCGCGAGACGCTCGCGATGCCGCGACCGTGGCGGGTGTCGCTGCCAGTGCAGCCGATGTGGCTGCCATCAATCTGCAGCAGGTGCCGTTGCCTACCTTCATCCAGGTGGTCTACGCCGAAATATTGAAGCGCAATGTCAATGTGGACCCGGGAGTGCTCGCGCGCAAGGACCTGGTCACCTTCCGCACCGGGGCGACGCAGACGGCCGACCAACTGGACAATGCCGTCAAGCTCCTGCTCAAGAGCTATGGCATTGCGGTGATTGACGTGGGGGGCCTGCTCAGGGTGCTGCCCGACAGCGCGCCGCTGGGCAATCTGCCCGAGTTGCGCCGCGGCGAAGCCATGCCGGATACACCGCTGCCGCTGCGACCGATATTCCAGCTGGTGGAGTTGCAAGTGGTGCGCCAGACCGATGTCGCGGGTTGGCTGAAGACGCTGTTCGGGGATCGCGTCAAGATTCAGGAAGATGTCGGACGCAATGCCCTGCTGCTGAGTGGCACGCCCGACAATATGCAGGCGGCTCTGGAAACCTTGCGCATCCTGGATCAGCCGCTGATGAGCGGGCGCAAGAGCGTTGCCTTGACCCCGGCCTACTGGTCTGCCGACGACCTGGCCAAGCGCCTGAATGAGGTGCTGACGGCGCAGGGCTATGCCGTCGCGCCATTGGGGCAGTTGGGTCAGCAGGGCACCATACGTTATCCCGTGGTCTTGCTGCCTGTGGCCGGGGTGAACTCGGTCTATGTCTTCGCCGCCAGTGATGAGGTGCTCAAGCACGTGACCGACTGGGCGCGCACGTTGGACAAGCCCAATGAAAAAGGCATAGGCAAGAATTTCTTCACCTACCAGGTCAAGCACAAGGATGCGAGCATCCTGGCCAAGACCTTGGAGCAGTTGCTTACCGGAGGACGGAGCACGGCAGTCAATGCGGCGCCTGCCGCCGGCACGGCGGCAGCGGCGGCCGGGGGCAGCAACAACCGCCTGACATCGGTGGTCGTGGACCAGTCCACCAATATGCTGATATTCCAGGCAAACCCCGACGAGTATTCGCAAATCACGGCCCTGCTCCAGACCCTGGACCGTCCTGCCAAGGGGGCCTTGATCGAGGTCACGGTGGCCGAGCTGACGGTGACCGACAACAATCAGTTTGGCGTCGAGTGGCTGTTGAGTCGCGATATCGGTGGCGGAAGCACCAGCAGTTTCGGCTTGAAGTCCACGGTTGATGGCAGCCCCTTCAATTTCAAGGTACTCAATGCCGCCGGTGGCGTGAAGCTGGCGCTCAACGCCCTGGCCTCGACCAACCGCGCCACGATCCTGTCCAGCCCGCGCATCCAGGCACGCAATGGCGAGCAGGCGACGATACAGGTGGGCAACGAGGTGCCCATCATCACCAGCTCCATCAGCACGCCGTCGACGACGGGTACCGGCACGAACCAGATCACTTCGCTGCAAACGATCCAGTATCGAACCACCGGCGTGATTCTCAAGGTCAAGCCGGTGATCCACTCGGGTGATCAGATCGACCTGGATGTCCAGCAGGAAGTCAGCAGTGCCGATGTGACCAATACCGGTGTCAACAACACACCCACCTTCAGCACCCGCAAGCTGGAGACCAAGCTCACGCTCAAGAATGGCAGCACGGTGTTGATGGGGGGCTTGATCTCGAACAACTCCACACGCGGCAATGGCGGCTTGCCTTTGCTCAAGGACATCCCGCTCTTCGGTGGTTTGTTCGGTAGTCAGACCATCAAGGGTGGGCGCAGCGAACTCGTGATCCTGATCACCCCGTACATCCTCAACGACAACACCGATGCGGAGGCCATGACGGACGCTTTCCGCAAGATGTTGGGGCCGTGGGCCGAGACGCCCAGGGCGCAGAGCGCGGAGCTGACCGAGTTGCTGGCCAAGCCGGGCACGCCGGCTGGTTTGCCCGCGGCCAACGGAGTGGCCCCGGTGGCACCTCCGGCCAAGTGA
- a CDS encoding GspMb/PilO family protein: MITSVLSQPGAGHPAVMRWRQLRAEVAANPRLRLGLYLIAGTLWLWLLLLAQDQAVLWRAEADEAGAELERLKPLQAATQWPQRAEDARKHLEAARAMLWTAPSQGLAEAALQDNLRSWADKAGLPVRELNVSAAPATEATANVAGLVNLRARMVVDLNRIGLMSLLAEIGRSPKIMVVDTLRMRLVAQPARAELEVRVLYRAEERKP; encoded by the coding sequence ATGATCACGTCCGTGCTGAGTCAACCGGGGGCTGGCCATCCCGCGGTCATGCGTTGGCGGCAATTGCGCGCCGAGGTCGCAGCCAACCCGCGTTTGCGGCTGGGGCTGTATCTGATCGCCGGCACATTGTGGCTGTGGCTGCTGCTGCTGGCCCAGGATCAGGCGGTGCTCTGGCGCGCCGAGGCCGATGAGGCCGGCGCAGAGCTGGAGCGACTCAAGCCCCTGCAGGCGGCGACGCAATGGCCGCAGCGGGCTGAGGACGCACGCAAGCACCTGGAGGCTGCGCGCGCCATGCTGTGGACGGCACCCAGTCAGGGCCTTGCTGAGGCGGCCTTGCAGGACAATTTGCGGTCCTGGGCTGACAAAGCGGGCTTGCCGGTGCGGGAGTTGAATGTAAGCGCCGCACCTGCCACCGAGGCAACGGCCAATGTTGCTGGACTGGTCAATCTGAGGGCGAGGATGGTGGTGGACCTTAACCGCATCGGCCTGATGAGCTTGCTGGCCGAGATCGGACGTTCGCCCAAGATCATGGTGGTGGACACCCTGCGCATGCGGCTGGTGGCCCAGCCGGCGCGCGCAGAACTGGAGGTCCGCGTGCTGTATCGTGCCGAGGAGCGCAAGCCATGA
- a CDS encoding type II secretion system protein GspK — translation MSGGRKGAQRWRSRRLEAAGARQQQGYVLLFVTVALTVVTLVAARFAFRIDALREQAATMQSYAQARLQASSARAQALYWLSTRPIGYASAGFGDEQPLVLDGRSYQTEGGARLRVQDSRGLLSVNEPDREALTQVLLNAGAALDQASAMVDVLEDYVDSDSLRRLNGAEAQDYQAQNLPPPRNDWILSVDELARMPVWSSWEGRAKVAPWLGVHRVKLFNPNTAPLELLRSIWPKVSNEQWDLFETLRKTAPFPDAGAVLATTGIPFSGDQFLFHASNALRLQVWAPGLPQALEYNLLILPTGANAPWLIHELRQTPRPAPTDASTPVAKFPVPSQAVAVPGPTTVLTP, via the coding sequence ATGAGCGGCGGACGCAAGGGTGCCCAGAGGTGGAGGAGCCGTAGGCTTGAGGCCGCCGGCGCACGGCAGCAACAGGGCTATGTGCTGTTGTTCGTCACCGTGGCCTTGACCGTCGTGACCCTTGTTGCTGCGCGCTTCGCTTTCCGCATTGATGCCTTGCGTGAGCAGGCTGCCACGATGCAGTCCTATGCCCAGGCCCGTTTACAGGCCAGCAGCGCGCGAGCGCAGGCGCTTTACTGGCTCAGCACCCGACCGATCGGCTATGCCTCGGCCGGTTTCGGGGACGAGCAGCCACTGGTTCTGGATGGACGCTCCTATCAGACGGAGGGCGGGGCCCGACTGCGCGTTCAGGACTCGCGCGGCTTGCTGTCGGTGAACGAGCCCGACCGTGAGGCGCTCACCCAGGTGCTGCTCAACGCTGGCGCGGCGCTGGATCAAGCCTCGGCCATGGTTGATGTGCTGGAAGACTATGTCGACAGTGACAGCTTACGCCGCCTCAACGGCGCAGAAGCGCAGGACTACCAGGCGCAGAACCTGCCGCCGCCTCGCAATGATTGGATTCTCTCTGTGGACGAACTGGCGCGCATGCCCGTCTGGAGCAGCTGGGAGGGCCGGGCGAAGGTGGCGCCCTGGTTGGGCGTGCACCGGGTGAAATTATTCAATCCGAATACTGCACCTCTTGAATTGTTGCGGAGTATTTGGCCCAAGGTATCGAACGAACAATGGGACTTATTTGAGACTTTAAGAAAAACCGCTCCTTTTCCTGATGCCGGTGCAGTATTGGCGACGACAGGAATACCTTTTTCTGGCGATCAGTTTCTATTTCATGCCAGCAATGCCTTGCGCCTGCAGGTTTGGGCGCCCGGTTTGCCGCAGGCGCTTGAGTACAATCTTTTGATTCTTCCGACGGGGGCGAACGCCCCTTGGCTGATCCACGAGCTTCGCCAGACCCCCCGTCCTGCGCCCACTGATGCCTCTACCCCTGTTGCGAAATTTCCTGTCCCGAGCCAGGCCGTCGCTGTCCCCGGACCTACAACCGTGCTTACGCCGTAG
- a CDS encoding prepilin-type N-terminal cleavage/methylation domain-containing protein produces MHLETRITPARRWAAQRGLTLLEVLITLVLVALVVGVMSEGLFQVARIEQRLQGSQLPGQLERLHQIWLQESLEGLMPGAKDSEERFRGDEKSLSGVSNMLPVDGGLGPQPMRAQLRFNADDGVTEVHFSSGLVGRAQSTAVLAKWPGTRGSWRYLDNKGAWHRQWPPAMGLADALPQLIALDLGEEAGPLLLARLRVSAQSLGQKLDVDKVP; encoded by the coding sequence ATGCACCTTGAGACTCGCATCACACCGGCCCGACGATGGGCTGCCCAGCGCGGGCTGACGCTGCTGGAGGTGCTCATCACCCTGGTGCTGGTCGCCCTGGTCGTCGGCGTCATGTCCGAGGGCTTGTTCCAGGTGGCACGGATTGAGCAGCGGCTGCAGGGCAGCCAACTGCCGGGTCAGTTGGAGCGCCTGCATCAGATCTGGCTGCAGGAAAGTCTGGAGGGCTTGATGCCCGGAGCCAAAGACAGCGAGGAGCGCTTCCGGGGCGACGAGAAGTCGCTGTCGGGTGTCAGCAACATGCTGCCTGTTGACGGCGGTCTAGGGCCGCAACCGATGCGCGCTCAACTGCGCTTCAACGCCGACGATGGAGTGACCGAGGTGCACTTCAGTTCGGGTTTGGTGGGCAGGGCGCAATCTACTGCAGTATTGGCCAAATGGCCGGGAACGCGCGGCAGTTGGCGCTATCTGGACAACAAGGGTGCGTGGCATCGTCAGTGGCCGCCGGCCATGGGCTTGGCCGACGCGCTGCCGCAACTGATTGCGCTTGACCTCGGCGAGGAGGCCGGACCCTTGCTTTTGGCCCGGCTGCGGGTATCAGCGCAGTCCTTGGGGCAGAAGCTTGATGTGGACAAGGTGCCATGA
- a CDS encoding prepilin-type N-terminal cleavage/methylation domain-containing protein, producing MGRRARDRSGEVVSKGGRARRSTLQGCVGKQMRGFGLLEALVAMTILAVSGAALFAWIAQNLETASRLQQHETRVQQQMLAEGLVSVVNPFIHPDGERQMGNATVRWHAELAAPMRLSLPTQPNEPVRWRVGLYKLQVQILSQDAALNQSFELLQTGLEELGVNPNERRPDAP from the coding sequence ATGGGTCGTCGAGCCCGTGACCGGTCTGGTGAAGTCGTGAGCAAGGGGGGGCGGGCTCGACGCTCGACACTGCAAGGCTGCGTCGGCAAGCAGATGCGAGGTTTCGGGTTGCTCGAGGCCTTGGTGGCAATGACCATTCTTGCGGTCAGTGGTGCAGCCTTGTTTGCCTGGATTGCCCAGAACCTGGAGACCGCGTCGCGCCTGCAGCAGCACGAGACAAGGGTTCAGCAGCAAATGCTGGCCGAGGGGTTGGTGAGCGTAGTCAACCCCTTCATCCATCCCGATGGAGAGCGGCAGATGGGCAACGCTACCGTCCGGTGGCATGCGGAGTTGGCGGCCCCCATGCGGCTCAGCCTTCCCACCCAGCCGAATGAGCCGGTTCGCTGGCGCGTCGGCCTCTACAAGCTGCAGGTTCAGATACTGAGCCAGGATGCAGCCCTGAATCAGTCTTTTGAGTTGCTGCAAACCGGCTTGGAAGAATTGGGCGTCAATCCGAACGAGCGGCGTCCAGATGCACCTTGA
- a CDS encoding prepilin-type N-terminal cleavage/methylation domain-containing protein, which produces MRPILGYFRPHSDGFREVHRFTMRRRPAAAAGFTLLELLVVLAIVALTAGLMLPSASRWIDATRERGWRDDLRAALSSLPMRAFQQGVPTVLDPAAIRLLVPDLPASLEIKLSAPLRYGANGVAGGAEITLRSGPGKQEIWVVEPVTGLVKS; this is translated from the coding sequence ATGCGGCCGATCTTGGGGTACTTCCGGCCGCACAGTGACGGTTTCCGTGAGGTGCATCGATTCACAATGAGACGTCGACCTGCTGCTGCTGCGGGGTTCACATTGCTGGAACTCCTGGTCGTGCTTGCCATCGTGGCACTGACTGCCGGCCTGATGCTGCCCTCCGCTTCGCGCTGGATCGACGCTACCCGTGAGCGCGGCTGGCGCGATGATCTGCGTGCGGCGTTGAGTTCCCTGCCGATGCGTGCTTTTCAGCAGGGCGTGCCGACGGTGCTTGATCCCGCGGCAATTCGGCTGCTGGTGCCCGACCTGCCAGCTTCCCTGGAGATCAAACTGTCTGCGCCACTGCGCTATGGCGCCAATGGTGTGGCTGGCGGTGCGGAGATCACGCTGCGTTCCGGCCCTGGCAAGCAGGAGATATGGGTCGTCGAGCCCGTGACCGGTCTGGTGAAGTCGTGA
- the gspG gene encoding type II secretion system major pseudopilin GspG encodes MKSPYPSRLTASCQARGFTLLEMLVVLVIIGLLAGLVGPRLFSKVDQSKVTAATTQVKMLRGSVESLRLDIGRYPTPEEGLTLLNKAPADPATAARWRGPYLDGALPDDPWAHPYQYAVPGADSQPFALYSLGSDGKRGGQGDAADLGVLPAAQ; translated from the coding sequence ATGAAATCCCCTTACCCCTCCCGTCTGACGGCATCCTGCCAAGCTCGTGGCTTCACTTTGCTGGAAATGCTGGTGGTGCTGGTCATCATCGGTTTGCTGGCCGGTTTGGTTGGCCCGCGGCTGTTTTCCAAGGTCGATCAATCCAAGGTCACTGCAGCGACCACCCAGGTCAAGATGCTGCGCGGCTCCGTGGAGAGCCTTCGTCTCGATATCGGCCGCTACCCAACGCCAGAAGAGGGTCTGACGCTGCTGAACAAGGCGCCGGCAGACCCTGCGACAGCCGCTCGTTGGCGTGGGCCTTACCTTGACGGCGCACTGCCTGACGATCCTTGGGCGCACCCTTATCAATATGCGGTGCCTGGTGCTGACAGCCAGCCGTTTGCGTTGTACTCATTGGGGTCGGACGGCAAGCGCGGGGGGCAAGGCGATGCGGCCGATCTTGGGGTACTTCCGGCCGCACAGTGA